AGCTGTGAGAAGCATGAATCTCAGTTGACTTGGCTGATGATGGACATGAACGAAACGAAACGGTCAGCATGAATGAaatctttcatcatctttatCTCTTTCAACCCCTTTATCTGGTAATCCTTCGCAGTCCTTccctcaccttcttcttttatCCCTCTTTGCCCAAGGGGCCCACATTCTCTATAATTTAACTGCAGTCGACCTGCATAACAACTTGTCAAGAGCCGGCTCTTGGCCCATATCTCTAGCTCAGGAagcttcctctctcttctcagaTCACATTCTCTACCATTTATCACAATGTTACTCTCAACTCCAGCCTTCCTTTCATttgccctccttctcgtctcCCAGTCCTCCGCCCAGGGACACACTGCTCCTCCTGGCCGACACCGTCACCCTAGGATCTTCAAAGACCTTCAAGAGCGTGGCCAACTGGATGAGCGGTTGCTCCCTATCACCGCTACCACCACTGTTGTGGTCCCCATGACCGCCACCAGGACTATCTGGGTTGATTCCACTCAGTTAGTCCTTGGTGACGGTGGTAATGATGGAGACAATGATGCTTCAGGCGATGTTAGCAGTGTTTGGTCTTCGCAGGCGAGCCAGAGCACTGAAGGAGCATCCACAAGCAGTGAAGCTATGTTACCTACCGCctcagcatcatcatcagttTCAGACTtgacatcatcttcctACGACACCGACGCCcagtcatcatcctttGTCACCGGCTCTTACATCGAAGATGTCACGGCGACGTCTAGTCTTCTTTCCGATTCCCTTcctacttcctcctccatctcctccgattatccttccctttctgtTTCCCAATCTGaagcctcttcttccaccactgGTGTCGCCACATCCTCAGCCACTGTGACCGACTCCAGCTTTTCTACCTTTGCTGAAGAGCCAGCCTCAACTGgatcttcatcgtctcAGTCAATTGCTGCCGATTCTGCTCCTAGCTCTTCCGCTTCGACATCGGCTTCAACAGGATCGAGCTCTTCTCGGCCTACATCGCTGCCCCAAACCGAGTCAGCGACCAAGTCTGAGGATTTGGGCGCCGCGTCGACTAACATTGCCAGCAATGCCACCGTGTCTGACAATGTGAGTGTGTCGGAAAGTCAGTGGGCGTCAGTAACCTCGACCAAGAGCTCTTCTATCTCCGAAACCGGATCAGCAAGCTTGTCTGGGAGTGAGTCTGTATCCCTCTCCGACTCATTCTCTATCTCTGCGACATCTACAGATTCTGCGGCGGTTATAGGAACGGCTAGCTCTTCTTACTCTAGATTCGAGTCATCAGCCACTGCTTCTGAGACTGCCTCAGCTTCGGCCAATGAGACAGGTTCCAAGACCAAGTCGCACGGGAACTGGTGGGAGACTagcacctcttcttccgcctgggcttcttcctctttgagCGCATCTGAAAGCGCCTCAGAGAGCGCTTCTTTGACAGCGTCGGGTACGGTCTCTGTTTCTGACTCTTCAACATGGCCTGAGAGCGCTTCAGTCTCCTCTGCTGCCACAGCTACAACCTTTGAATCATCTACTTCCATTTCCGCCACCTCTACCTCTACCTCtagctcttcttcgcctaCCTCTACTCTTGCCTCTACTCTCATGTTGGGATATTATCCTGATTGGTCCGCCTACTACCTTTCTCCAGAGTCTGTCGACTGGGACCGCTTCGACATCCTTGACTTTGCTTTCGCCATCCCCAACTCTGACGGATCCCTCTACTTCACCGATGATAGCTCTACAGACTCCCTTCAGCGATTGGTCACTACTGGTCACGCTGCGGGTAAGCGAGTCAAATTGTCGATCGGTGGCTGGACTGGGTCTGCGTACTTCTCTACCATTGTGGCCGATGATTCTCTCCGAGCTACCTTTGTAAGCAATATCTATGACATCTACAACCAATACAACCTCGATGGTATCGATATTGATTGGGAGTACCCTGGTACTGCCGGTGCCGATGGTAACGCCGTGTCATCTGATGACTCTGCCAACTTCCTCATTTTCCTTCAAGACTTGAGGGCCGCTTTGCCAAGCGAGGCCATCATCACCTCTGCAACGCAAGTCTGGCCATTTGCGGACAGCAATGGTAACCCGATGACCGATGTGAGCGAGTTTGCCAAGGTCCTTGACTGGATTTTGATCATGAACTACGATGTCTGGGGTTGTAAGTATCACCATAGCTTGTACGCGAATCAATATTGATGCCATCCGCAGCTTCCAGCACCCCTGGTCCCAATGCTCCTCTCTCTGATGGTTGCGGTAACTCTACTCAGCCTCTCGCCAACGCTTATGCTGCAGTTTCCTCATGGACCAGTGCTGGCATGCCCGCAAACCAGATCACCCTCGGTGTCCCTGCGTAAGTGTTACTGGTGTTTTACTGACAAGGTGCTGATCAACTTTTACAGCTATGGTTATATCCAAGTCtcttcggcttcttcccttATTCAGCGAcgctctctccctcttctccctcacaAACGATCTAAGCACGCCAAGAAGGCCAGCTACGTCACAGTTCAGAACGAGTCTGGAGGTACGACCGACGGTCAAGTCATGTGGTATGGTCTCCTAAACCAAGGCGCTTTGACCTTGAGCGATGGAGAGTACGTCGCTACCGGTGGTTTCACCAGACATTGGGATGACTGTTCTAGTACTGTAAGTCCTCGGCCACTCTACTGCATGATGGATTCTCATTGACTCGTCGTAAATTAGCCTTGGCTCAAGTCTTCTGAATCCGGCCAAATCGTCACCTACGATGACCCCCAATCTATGAACCTCAAGGCTCAGTTCGCTGCTCAGGCTGGGTTGAGGGGATGTAATGTCTTCTCTGTCGATGGTGACTGGACGGGCTCGTCCTGGCCTTTGACAGATGCTGTCAGGAGTGGTTTGGGACTTCCCGCTGTGTAATAAGAGAAGATATGGAATGTTgtaggaaaaaaaaagagcgTGGATCTAAACAGGATATTTCTGACCTTGATGGTCTAGAGAACAGTATATAATTGCCAAATT
This Cryptococcus neoformans var. neoformans JEC21 chromosome 9 sequence DNA region includes the following protein-coding sequences:
- a CDS encoding chitinase, putative; the protein is MLLSTPAFLSFALLLVSQSSAQGHTAPPGRHRHPRIFKDLQERGQLDERLLPITATTTVVVPMTATRTIWVDSTQLVLGDGGNDGDNDASGDVSSVWSSQASQSTEGASTSSEAMLPTASASSSVSDLTSSSYDTDAQSSSFVTGSYIEDVTATSSLLSDSLPTSSSISSDYPSLSVSQSEASSSTTGVATSSATVTDSSFSTFAEEPASTGSSSSQSIAADSAPSSSASTSASTGSSSSRPTSLPQTESATKSEDLGAASTNIASNATVSDNVSVSESQWASVTSTKSSSISETGSASLSGSESVSLSDSFSISATSTDSAAVIGTASSSYSRFESSATASETASASANETGSKTKSHGNWWETSTSSSAWASSSLSASESASESASLTASGTVSVSDSSTWPESASVSSAATATTFESSTSISATSTSTSSSSSPTSTLASTLMLGYYPDWSAYYLSPESVDWDRFDILDFAFAIPNSDGSLYFTDDSSTDSLQRLVTTGHAAGKRVKLSIGGWTGSAYFSTIVADDSLRATFVSNIYDIYNQYNLDGIDIDWEYPGTAGADGNAVSSDDSANFLIFLQDLRAALPSEAIITSATQVWPFADSNGNPMTDVSEFAKVLDWILIMNYDVWGSSSTPGPNAPLSDGCGNSTQPLANAYAAVSSWTSAGMPANQITLGVPAYGYIQVSSASSLIQRRSLPLLPHKRSKHAKKASYVTVQNESGGTTDGQVMWYGLLNQGALTLSDGEYVATGGFTRHWDDCSSTPWLKSSESGQIVTYDDPQSMNLKAQFAAQAGLRGCNVFSVDGDWTGSSWPLTDAVRSGLGLPAV